From a single Loigolactobacillus coryniformis subsp. coryniformis KCTC 3167 = DSM 20001 genomic region:
- a CDS encoding penicillin-binding transpeptidase domain-containing protein: MRKKYLLLGLIAAILLGGGGFYYYHWHQRQQTTAAVEKVAATYTKAFSQQDFTKMMDQVDKNQLSGGDYQYTAKKVVARNVAVFGQIGASNMQVKQLKVTQQSAKRYRMTFNLNMQTMIGALKVKHYQATVQLVKGKWRVLWTPALLFPHMNGTDTVQLQWQQGERGKIVDRNGQALAVDGQVTQAGMVPSQLGSGTTRNTSLSKISQQFDVSVATLKQSLQQQWVTDDSFVPIKTVTTKPSLTGVTYRAVSARTYPTGAASAQLIGYVGEVTAADLKKHPELHTGDTIGKTGLERYYDKQLQAQDGGTITINNGDTVSRTLLKTKKHDGKTIKLTIDRTKQVKAYQQLADKKGAVVTMDPRNGQLLTLVSSPSYDPNLFATGISQTDYNKYAKNADQPFLSRFTQRYAPGSTFKMLTAGIALDNGTITTDTTKSISGLKWQKDSSWGNYQVTRVTDAASENMTQALVNSDNIWFAQVGLQMGSSAYLKGLQPFFKAKTDLPLTMNNAQISSNGKLASQILLADTAYGQGELLLSPIQQAMMYSAVTNAGAMQLPTLLLNQTAKQQTVLKKASATAVEQALVQVVADAQGTAHDLAISGHNIAAKTGTAELKQKQDTDGEQNGFLMAADADNNSYLMVAMMEGTGSEAVVTAMKPYVETLY, encoded by the coding sequence ATGCGTAAAAAATACTTATTGCTCGGCTTAATTGCCGCTATTTTACTTGGTGGGGGTGGCTTTTATTATTATCATTGGCACCAACGGCAACAAACTACTGCAGCTGTAGAAAAGGTGGCCGCTACTTATACAAAAGCGTTTAGCCAACAAGATTTCACCAAAATGATGGACCAAGTGGACAAAAATCAATTAAGTGGTGGCGATTACCAATATACCGCTAAAAAAGTCGTTGCCCGCAATGTGGCTGTTTTTGGTCAGATTGGGGCCAGTAACATGCAAGTTAAGCAGTTAAAGGTGACACAGCAAAGCGCTAAACGTTATCGGATGACCTTTAATTTGAACATGCAAACAATGATTGGTGCTTTGAAAGTTAAGCATTATCAAGCAACGGTTCAGTTAGTTAAGGGGAAATGGCGCGTACTGTGGACGCCAGCGTTGCTTTTTCCGCATATGAATGGGACTGATACGGTTCAATTGCAGTGGCAACAAGGCGAACGGGGAAAAATCGTTGATCGTAATGGCCAAGCTTTAGCTGTCGATGGTCAAGTGACCCAAGCCGGCATGGTGCCGAGCCAATTAGGTAGTGGCACCACGCGCAACACTAGTTTAAGTAAAATTAGTCAACAATTTGATGTTAGTGTGGCGACTTTGAAGCAATCACTGCAACAACAGTGGGTCACTGACGATAGTTTTGTGCCGATCAAAACAGTGACGACCAAGCCTAGTTTGACGGGGGTCACTTATCGTGCAGTTTCAGCGCGGACTTACCCTACAGGTGCAGCTAGTGCACAATTGATCGGTTATGTCGGTGAAGTCACAGCGGCTGATCTGAAAAAACATCCCGAGTTGCATACCGGCGATACGATCGGTAAAACGGGCTTAGAGCGCTACTACGACAAGCAATTACAAGCACAAGATGGCGGCACGATCACCATCAACAACGGTGATACCGTTAGCCGGACGTTGTTAAAAACTAAAAAACACGATGGTAAAACGATCAAACTAACGATTGATCGGACGAAACAGGTCAAAGCGTACCAACAATTAGCCGATAAAAAAGGCGCGGTAGTCACCATGGATCCACGGAATGGTCAGTTGTTGACTTTGGTTAGCTCACCTAGCTATGATCCTAACTTGTTTGCCACTGGCATCAGCCAGACGGATTATAATAAATATGCTAAAAATGCGGATCAGCCATTTTTGAGCCGCTTTACCCAGCGGTATGCACCAGGATCAACTTTTAAAATGCTGACTGCAGGAATCGCCTTGGATAACGGGACGATCACCACTGACACAACTAAATCAATCAGTGGATTGAAGTGGCAAAAAGACAGCAGCTGGGGTAATTATCAAGTGACACGGGTGACCGATGCTGCTAGTGAAAACATGACTCAAGCATTAGTCAATTCGGACAATATTTGGTTTGCTCAAGTTGGTTTGCAGATGGGCAGCTCAGCTTATTTAAAAGGTCTGCAACCATTTTTTAAGGCCAAAACGGATTTACCTTTGACCATGAATAATGCCCAAATTTCCAGTAACGGTAAACTAGCCAGTCAGATTCTTTTAGCTGATACTGCTTACGGTCAGGGCGAACTGTTGTTATCACCGATTCAACAAGCCATGATGTATAGTGCGGTGACTAATGCGGGCGCCATGCAGTTGCCAACGTTACTACTGAATCAAACGGCTAAACAGCAAACAGTGCTGAAAAAAGCAAGTGCGACAGCAGTTGAGCAGGCGTTAGTCCAGGTTGTCGCTGACGCACAAGGAACCGCGCATGATTTAGCAATCAGTGGCCACAATATTGCCGCTAAAACGGGTACCGCAGAATTAAAGCAAAAACAAGATACCGATGGTGAACAAAACGGCTTCTTAATGGCTGCGGATGCTGACAATAATTCTTACTTAATGGTGGCAATGATGGAAGGTACTGGTAGTGAAGCTGTGGTCACAGCCATGAAACCTTACGTTGAAACCTTGTATTAA
- the yjeM gene encoding glutamate/gamma-aminobutyrate family transporter YjeM, producing the protein MAQTKKHVKLTLSALILMIFTSVFGFTNIPRAFYLMGYASIFWYIIAAVMFFIPFAFMLAEYGAAFKDYKGGIYSWMANSLNPQFAFVGTFMWYASYIVWMVNVGSGIWIPLSNAIFGVDETQQWSLFGLNGVQTLGVLAILWVILITFISSKGLDSVKRITSIGGTAVALINIILLAGGLVILFLNGKMAEPLSVKAFFVSPNQDFTTMIAIFSFLVYAIFAYGGLEVVGGLVDETENAAVTFPRGITISAVIIAAGYAIGIFIMGAFTNWHFAFTQFGDAQVTLGNVAYIAMNNMGYQLGHALYLSEAASIQVGQWLSRYMGLSMFLALSGAFFTLIFSPLKQLIEGTPKAIWPRKLTVIKNGVPINAMRIQAAIVIVIIFAVSFGGSGAKAFFDILVSMTNVSMTLPYMFIAFAFLGFKRQTAIKKPFTMYKNKFATYLGVAAVMFSVGFANVFTIIEPAINGDWAKTIYSIAGPTLFGVVAWWLFHRYQRQAVK; encoded by the coding sequence ATGGCGCAAACAAAAAAACACGTTAAACTGACGTTATCGGCACTTATTCTGATGATTTTTACATCCGTTTTTGGCTTTACCAATATTCCGCGGGCGTTTTACCTAATGGGTTACGCGTCGATTTTTTGGTACATTATTGCGGCGGTGATGTTCTTCATTCCATTTGCCTTTATGCTAGCAGAATATGGCGCGGCCTTTAAGGATTATAAAGGCGGCATTTATTCATGGATGGCCAATTCACTGAATCCGCAATTTGCCTTCGTTGGGACCTTTATGTGGTACGCTTCCTATATCGTCTGGATGGTCAACGTGGGTTCTGGTATTTGGATCCCGTTGTCTAACGCGATTTTTGGGGTGGACGAAACTCAGCAATGGTCGTTATTTGGCCTAAATGGCGTCCAAACATTAGGTGTTTTAGCTATTCTGTGGGTGATCTTGATTACTTTTATTTCCTCAAAAGGGCTGGATTCAGTTAAGCGGATCACGTCGATTGGTGGGACCGCGGTGGCCTTGATCAATATTATCTTATTGGCCGGCGGACTAGTGATCCTATTTTTAAATGGCAAAATGGCTGAGCCGCTGTCAGTTAAGGCATTTTTTGTCTCGCCAAATCAGGACTTCACTACAATGATCGCAATTTTTAGCTTTTTGGTCTACGCGATTTTTGCTTACGGTGGTTTGGAGGTGGTCGGTGGATTAGTTGATGAAACCGAGAATGCTGCAGTCACTTTTCCGCGTGGAATCACAATTTCAGCTGTGATCATTGCGGCAGGTTATGCGATCGGTATCTTCATTATGGGGGCTTTCACTAATTGGCATTTTGCTTTTACCCAGTTTGGCGATGCCCAGGTGACGCTAGGTAATGTGGCCTATATCGCGATGAATAATATGGGTTATCAGTTAGGTCATGCCTTATATTTGTCGGAAGCGGCTTCGATTCAGGTTGGTCAATGGCTGAGCCGTTATATGGGCTTGTCGATGTTTTTGGCTTTATCAGGAGCGTTTTTCACCTTGATTTTTTCACCACTAAAGCAACTGATCGAAGGCACGCCGAAAGCCATCTGGCCGCGTAAATTAACGGTGATCAAAAACGGGGTACCGATCAACGCTATGCGGATTCAGGCGGCGATCGTGATCGTGATCATTTTTGCCGTATCATTTGGTGGCAGTGGTGCTAAGGCCTTCTTTGATATTTTAGTTTCGATGACCAACGTGTCGATGACCTTGCCTTATATGTTCATCGCTTTCGCTTTTCTTGGTTTTAAACGCCAAACAGCGATTAAAAAGCCGTTTACGATGTATAAAAATAAGTTTGCCACTTATCTAGGCGTTGCGGCAGTCATGTTTTCTGTTGGCTTTGCGAACGTCTTTACGATTATTGAACCGGCGATCAATGGTGATTGGGCGAAAACGATTTACTCAATTGCGGGACCAACGTTATTCGGGGTCGTGGCTTGGTGGTTATTCCATCGTTATCAGCGGCAAGCAGTTAAATAA
- a CDS encoding HNH endonuclease signature motif containing protein, translating to MQAFIVMQGRTYQQEKTAGLIWTHKRGTGQVVPPTWARINEIQPQDILFHYVAGQIVAVSQAQSSVHTIKRPAFLLGQAVGAQVNAVRLQYYTLPTPLTISDHLPQIQPLLPQKHAAFQADGSGNQGYIYPCYSALLTQLIDLIEADYFVVKQNEQLSLAMSAVTTTDADPLVRLLVNADLINRRQMTQTQQTFTLAVKQRQVPQCAICGLEQSTLLEATRLKPLKDSAPAERTAADNGLLLCPSHAALLRQGLIGFSRGGHLLIAPQLGLLDRERLGLRPRLRVSFSPAAAPFLNWHRRFVFQA from the coding sequence ATGCAAGCATTTATTGTCATGCAAGGACGCACGTATCAGCAAGAAAAAACGGCAGGTTTGATTTGGACGCACAAACGCGGCACTGGTCAAGTGGTGCCACCAACTTGGGCGCGGATCAACGAGATACAGCCGCAAGATATTTTGTTTCACTATGTTGCCGGACAAATTGTGGCGGTCAGCCAAGCACAGTCTAGTGTGCATACAATTAAGCGGCCAGCGTTTTTACTGGGGCAAGCCGTTGGCGCGCAAGTTAATGCGGTACGACTACAGTATTATACGTTACCCACACCACTAACGATCAGTGATCATTTACCACAAATTCAGCCCTTACTACCGCAAAAACACGCCGCATTTCAGGCGGACGGCAGTGGTAATCAAGGCTATATCTATCCGTGTTATTCAGCATTATTAACGCAACTGATCGATTTGATCGAAGCCGATTATTTTGTGGTCAAACAAAATGAACAATTGAGTTTAGCAATGTCAGCGGTGACGACAACGGATGCCGATCCGTTGGTCCGTTTATTAGTCAATGCTGATTTGATCAATCGGCGGCAAATGACCCAAACGCAACAGACTTTTACATTGGCAGTTAAGCAACGACAAGTGCCGCAATGTGCAATTTGCGGACTTGAACAGTCTACGCTACTTGAAGCGACACGCTTAAAACCGCTAAAGGATAGTGCGCCAGCGGAACGAACAGCTGCTGACAATGGTTTGCTGCTCTGTCCAAGTCATGCGGCTTTGCTGCGACAAGGCTTGATTGGATTCAGTCGCGGGGGCCATTTATTGATTGCACCACAATTAGGTTTACTAGATCGTGAACGGCTGGGATTACGACCGCGGTTGCGAGTTTCATTTTCGCCAGCTGCAGCACCATTTCTCAATTGGCACCGCCGGTTCGTATTTCAGGCTTAA
- a CDS encoding helix-turn-helix domain-containing protein, which translates to MCCIQARLVRYGLAANLAISVFTLKRRLHALNQLLAVYNIPIKVGA; encoded by the coding sequence ATCTGTTGCATTCAGGCGCGGCTGGTACGGTACGGCCTTGCCGCAAATCTGGCAATCAGTGTGTTCACCTTGAAGCGGCGTTTGCATGCACTAAATCAGTTATTGGCTGTATATAATATTCCAATCAAAGTGGGCGCTTAG
- a CDS encoding methylglyoxal synthase has product MKIALIAHDEKKPEMARFAAAYREILRGHQLFATGHTGQVVADATQLPVTCFNSGPLGGDQEIGALIAQNKMDLIIFLRDPLTAQPHEPDVNALIRLADVYSIPLATNIGTAEILIRGLNAGFLDFRKIVNGDESRHEKYE; this is encoded by the coding sequence ATGAAAATAGCACTGATCGCTCATGATGAAAAGAAACCCGAAATGGCCCGTTTTGCGGCGGCGTATCGCGAAATTTTGCGCGGTCATCAATTATTCGCTACCGGCCATACCGGCCAAGTCGTTGCGGATGCAACCCAGTTGCCGGTCACTTGCTTCAATTCAGGACCACTAGGTGGCGACCAAGAAATCGGCGCCCTGATCGCCCAAAATAAAATGGATCTAATCATCTTTTTACGTGATCCGCTGACGGCGCAACCCCACGAACCCGATGTCAATGCTCTGATTCGTCTAGCTGATGTTTATAGCATTCCACTCGCCACTAACATTGGCACTGCCGAAATACTGATCCGCGGCTTAAATGCCGGCTTTCTCGATTTCCGCAAAATAGTCAACGGCGATGAGAGTCGTCACGAAAAATATGAATAA
- a CDS encoding heavy-metal-associated domain-containing protein, which translates to MQKVTINGMKCQGCADTVTEKLGSVVNNVNVDLDSKTATFDGTASVAQLNAALADTSYSVAE; encoded by the coding sequence ATGCAAAAAGTAACTATTAATGGAATGAAATGCCAAGGTTGTGCCGATACTGTGACTGAAAAATTAGGCAGTGTGGTTAATAACGTGAACGTTGACCTTGATAGCAAAACTGCTACTTTTGACGGCACGGCTAGCGTCGCTCAACTCAACGCCGCTTTAGCTGACACTTCATACAGCGTAGCCGAATAG
- a CDS encoding heavy metal translocating P-type ATPase codes for MTAEQFKIDGMVCASCAQTIEKAVSKLPGVTVANVNLAAERMKVEFADQALAPAEVIQAVVNAGYGAELAQELTQENVAAERDEKAVKLTQQRNAMIGALIGAAVLMYVAMAGDLHLPTVMWLNPMMAPATASLAELILALPVLWLGRDYLIKGATTLFKGHPNMDSLVFVGTGTAFLYSLVNTMLIWTTGTQQPLYFEASATILALIMLGKYFEALSKQKTTTSMTSLLTLVPKMADRVNADETVQSVPVNKLQVGDTILVKSGQTIPVDGQVLTGQTTVDESMLTGESLPITKMSGDRVIGGSTNKNGQITYQATHVGNDTALAHIVKLVSDAQGSKAPIARLADKISGVFVPVIMAIALVGGLAWLISGQSLAFSLTIFVSVLVIACPCALGLATPTAIMVGTGLGAKHGVLFKNGAALEQLAQLDTVVLDKTGTITQGQPQVTDVITNGERNQVLQLAASLEYYSDHPLASAVIDAAAAQRQSVTNFTTLPGLGVTGQIAGTTVALGNAKLMQQQNVAASPLFDQAAALSTAGKTLIYVAQAQKLVGVLGVTDPIKADSPAAIKRLQHLGVDVVMLTGDNRPTAEAIAAQAGIKQVISDVLPEGKADAIKALQQQGHKVAMVGDGINDAPALVQAEIGVAIGNGTDVAVDSAEVILMNSDLSSLVTARELSHKTMINIKENLFWAFFYNVLGIPVALGLLYLFGGPLLNPMIAAGAMGFSSVTVVLNALRLNRFKIKKLTLPERKLS; via the coding sequence ATGACAGCTGAACAATTTAAAATTGACGGCATGGTTTGTGCCAGTTGTGCGCAGACCATTGAAAAAGCGGTCAGCAAGTTACCTGGTGTGACGGTGGCTAACGTTAACTTGGCAGCGGAACGAATGAAAGTGGAATTCGCCGATCAGGCTTTAGCACCAGCAGAGGTCATCCAAGCGGTGGTCAACGCTGGTTATGGCGCCGAGTTAGCCCAAGAGTTGACCCAGGAAAACGTGGCGGCAGAGCGGGATGAAAAAGCCGTCAAGTTAACACAACAGCGTAACGCTATGATCGGTGCGCTAATTGGGGCGGCCGTATTAATGTACGTGGCGATGGCCGGGGATCTACATTTACCGACCGTGATGTGGTTAAATCCAATGATGGCGCCGGCAACAGCGTCGCTCGCTGAATTGATTTTAGCTTTGCCAGTACTGTGGCTGGGCCGTGATTACTTAATTAAAGGGGCGACCACCTTATTTAAAGGTCATCCTAACATGGATTCGTTAGTGTTTGTCGGCACTGGAACTGCCTTTTTGTACAGTTTGGTCAATACGATGTTGATCTGGACAACGGGCACGCAGCAGCCGTTATACTTCGAAGCCAGCGCTACGATCTTGGCGCTGATCATGCTGGGTAAATATTTTGAGGCACTGTCCAAGCAAAAGACGACCACATCGATGACTTCATTATTGACTTTGGTACCGAAAATGGCCGACCGCGTCAATGCGGATGAAACGGTACAGTCGGTGCCAGTGAATAAGCTCCAAGTTGGTGATACAATTTTGGTCAAATCGGGCCAAACGATCCCAGTGGATGGCCAAGTTTTAACTGGCCAAACCACGGTGGATGAATCGATGCTAACTGGTGAAAGTTTGCCAATCACCAAAATGAGCGGCGACCGCGTCATCGGTGGCAGTACCAATAAAAATGGTCAGATCACTTACCAAGCTACGCATGTGGGCAATGATACTGCTTTGGCCCATATCGTCAAATTAGTTTCTGACGCCCAAGGTTCCAAAGCGCCGATCGCCCGCTTAGCGGATAAAATCTCTGGTGTTTTTGTTCCTGTGATCATGGCGATCGCGTTAGTTGGCGGCTTAGCTTGGTTAATTAGCGGGCAGTCACTGGCTTTTTCACTGACGATCTTCGTATCCGTACTAGTGATCGCTTGTCCCTGTGCTCTAGGTTTGGCGACACCGACTGCAATCATGGTCGGCACTGGCCTAGGCGCCAAACACGGCGTACTGTTTAAAAATGGTGCTGCGCTTGAACAATTGGCACAACTGGACACTGTCGTTTTGGACAAAACAGGGACCATTACACAAGGTCAACCACAAGTCACTGATGTGATTACAAACGGTGAGCGTAATCAAGTTTTGCAATTAGCTGCTAGTTTGGAATATTATTCGGATCATCCTTTGGCTAGTGCGGTGATCGACGCTGCCGCTGCCCAGCGCCAAAGCGTTACTAATTTTACGACGCTACCTGGTTTAGGCGTTACGGGTCAAATCGCTGGAACGACGGTGGCACTGGGTAATGCTAAGCTAATGCAGCAACAAAACGTTGCCGCTAGTCCGTTGTTTGATCAGGCCGCTGCCTTAAGTACAGCCGGTAAAACCTTGATCTACGTGGCCCAAGCACAAAAATTAGTTGGCGTGCTCGGGGTGACTGATCCAATCAAAGCAGATAGTCCAGCAGCAATCAAACGACTACAACATTTAGGTGTAGACGTAGTGATGTTGACTGGTGACAATCGTCCGACTGCAGAGGCGATCGCGGCCCAAGCGGGCATCAAACAAGTGATCAGCGACGTATTACCAGAAGGCAAAGCCGATGCGATCAAAGCTTTGCAGCAACAAGGGCATAAAGTGGCGATGGTCGGCGATGGCATCAACGACGCACCGGCGTTGGTTCAAGCTGAGATCGGCGTTGCCATTGGTAATGGCACTGACGTGGCGGTTGATTCAGCTGAAGTGATCCTGATGAATTCTGATTTGAGTTCGTTGGTCACAGCGCGCGAATTAAGCCACAAAACCATGATCAATATCAAAGAAAATCTATTCTGGGCGTTTTTCTACAATGTATTAGGTATTCCGGTAGCTTTAGGTCTGCTATACTTATTTGGCGGTCCCTTATTGAACCCAATGATCGCTGCCGGCGCAATGGGCTTTAGCTCAGTTACCGTCGTACTCAACGCTTTACGTTTGAACCGTTTTAAAATCAAAAAACTAACCCTCCCCGAAAGGAAGTTATCATAA
- a CDS encoding sugar O-acetyltransferase, producing MPSELDLMRAGQLYNSTAAELVKMRATAKQKVYRYNQTAPEANALRAQILPELIDCPSRDAYIEVPFRMDYGSNVHIGANFYANYDSIFLDIAPITIGDNVMLGPRVSLYTAGHPLVASVRNEFLEYGHPITIGNNVWIGGNAVICPGVTIGDNTVIGAGAIVTKDMPANSLIVGNPAHVLRSLTAADEQYWQAEKQRYLAARNQ from the coding sequence ATGCCATCTGAACTCGACTTAATGCGAGCTGGCCAGTTGTACAATTCCACCGCCGCTGAGCTAGTGAAAATGCGCGCCACCGCTAAACAAAAAGTTTATCGCTATAATCAAACGGCCCCGGAAGCCAATGCGTTACGAGCACAAATCCTGCCGGAATTGATCGACTGTCCAAGCCGTGACGCTTATATCGAAGTGCCTTTCCGGATGGACTACGGCAGTAACGTTCACATTGGCGCGAATTTTTACGCCAACTATGATAGTATTTTTCTGGATATTGCCCCGATCACGATTGGTGACAACGTCATGTTAGGCCCGCGCGTGTCGTTATACACTGCTGGTCATCCGTTGGTGGCCAGTGTTCGCAATGAATTTTTAGAGTACGGTCATCCGATCACCATCGGCAATAACGTTTGGATCGGTGGCAATGCAGTCATCTGTCCTGGCGTTACGATTGGCGATAATACAGTCATCGGCGCCGGAGCGATCGTCACCAAAGACATGCCGGCCAATTCATTAATCGTCGGTAACCCGGCGCACGTTTTACGTTCATTGACCGCAGCTGATGAACAATACTGGCAGGCCGAAAAACAGCGCTATCTCGCTGCACGGAACCAATAG
- the ilvD gene encoding dihydroxy-acid dehydratase — translation MTNEQSKKDLRIRSHVYDGMVKSPNRAMLRATGMTDKDFDKPLIGVISTWAENTPCNLHLEELGKLAKNGIRSMGGWPVQFGTITVSDGISMGTPGMRFSLPSRDVIADSIEVAMSGHNCDAFVAIGGCDKNMPGSMIAIANTEVPAIFVYGGTISPGKLDGKDIDLVSVFEAVGHWNHKDMTAEEVRAIECNACPGPGGCGGMYTANTMASAIEAMGMSLPGSSSHPATFEEKKKDVEAAGKAVMNLLEKGIYPRDIMTREAFENALTVIMALGGSTNSVLHLLAIAHAANVDLTIDDFNVFQKKVPHIADLKPSGQYVFQDLYEAGGVEAVMKYLYQNGYIHGECLTCTGKTVAENLATAPDLKPGQKVIVPLEHPKRPDGPLLILHGNLATEGAVAKVSGVKSRRHVGPAKVFNNEEDAVNAVLADEVVPGDVIVIRFQGPKGGPGMPEMLSLSGILVGKGQGESVALLTDGRFSGGTHGFVVGHIAPEAQDGGNIAYLHDGDTIIIDQDTKEITMDVSDAELAKRKAETTIPPLYTRGVLGKYAHLVSSSATGAVTDFWNKD, via the coding sequence ATGACGAACGAACAATCGAAAAAGGATCTACGGATCAGAAGTCATGTGTACGATGGGATGGTCAAGTCACCTAACCGCGCCATGTTACGTGCAACTGGGATGACGGATAAGGATTTTGATAAGCCACTGATCGGGGTCATCAGTACTTGGGCGGAAAATACGCCCTGTAATTTACATTTAGAGGAATTAGGCAAACTTGCTAAAAATGGGATTCGGTCAATGGGCGGTTGGCCGGTACAATTTGGCACGATCACCGTTTCTGATGGTATTTCCATGGGCACACCTGGGATGCGCTTTTCATTGCCATCCCGCGATGTGATCGCCGATTCGATCGAAGTGGCCATGAGCGGGCATAACTGCGACGCTTTTGTCGCCATTGGTGGCTGTGATAAGAACATGCCCGGGAGCATGATCGCTATCGCCAACACTGAAGTACCCGCGATCTTCGTTTATGGTGGCACGATCTCGCCAGGTAAATTAGACGGCAAAGACATCGATTTAGTTTCCGTTTTTGAAGCAGTCGGTCATTGGAACCATAAAGATATGACGGCAGAAGAAGTACGTGCAATCGAATGTAACGCCTGCCCTGGTCCTGGTGGCTGCGGCGGTATGTACACGGCTAACACGATGGCGTCAGCAATTGAAGCGATGGGCATGAGCTTACCGGGTTCATCTTCCCATCCAGCAACCTTTGAAGAAAAGAAAAAAGACGTCGAAGCAGCTGGTAAAGCCGTAATGAACTTGCTGGAAAAGGGCATCTACCCTAGAGATATCATGACCCGTGAAGCCTTTGAAAATGCGTTGACCGTGATCATGGCTTTAGGGGGCTCGACTAACTCCGTGCTTCATTTATTGGCGATCGCCCATGCCGCTAATGTTGACTTAACGATCGATGATTTTAACGTTTTTCAGAAAAAGGTACCGCATATCGCTGATTTGAAGCCTAGTGGCCAGTATGTTTTCCAGGACCTTTATGAAGCTGGTGGTGTTGAAGCGGTCATGAAGTATTTGTACCAAAATGGCTACATCCATGGCGAATGCCTGACTTGTACCGGTAAAACTGTTGCCGAAAACTTAGCTACTGCACCTGATTTGAAGCCAGGTCAAAAAGTGATCGTACCGCTGGAACATCCAAAACGTCCTGACGGCCCATTATTGATCTTGCACGGTAACTTAGCCACTGAAGGCGCGGTTGCCAAGGTTTCTGGGGTCAAATCACGGCGCCACGTTGGTCCAGCCAAAGTTTTCAACAACGAAGAAGATGCGGTCAACGCGGTATTGGCTGATGAAGTGGTACCAGGCGATGTGATCGTCATTCGCTTCCAAGGACCAAAAGGGGGCCCGGGGATGCCAGAAATGTTGTCCTTATCCGGTATTTTAGTTGGTAAAGGTCAAGGCGAATCAGTGGCCTTGTTGACGGACGGCCGTTTCTCCGGCGGGACCCACGGCTTTGTCGTTGGTCATATCGCGCCAGAAGCGCAAGATGGCGGGAATATCGCTTATCTTCATGATGGCGACACGATCATTATTGATCAAGACACCAAGGAGATCACAATGGACGTTTCAGATGCTGAATTAGCGAAGCGTAAAGCGGAAACGACGATCCCACCGTTGTATACCCGTGGTGTGTTAGGAAAATACGCGCATTTAGTTTCTAGCTCAGCAACGGGCGCGGTTACTGACTTTTGGAATAAGGATTAA
- a CDS encoding metal-sulfur cluster assembly factor, protein MREDIKINDRAAEFSEAIIERLQKVNDPELELDIYNLGLIYELNLDENDQLTVVITFTEMVCGCIESMPVDIKAALQNLPGIKAVDVQIVWSPRWNMKRISRLGRMALGISVH, encoded by the coding sequence ATGCGTGAAGATATTAAAATAAATGACCGTGCCGCTGAATTCAGTGAGGCGATCATCGAGCGATTACAAAAGGTCAACGATCCAGAATTGGAATTAGATATTTATAATTTAGGTTTGATTTACGAATTAAATTTAGATGAGAACGACCAGCTGACAGTTGTCATTACTTTCACAGAAATGGTTTGTGGTTGTATTGAATCGATGCCGGTGGACATTAAGGCGGCGCTACAAAATCTGCCGGGGATCAAAGCGGTGGATGTTCAAATCGTTTGGTCACCACGTTGGAATATGAAACGAATCAGCCGTTTAGGTCGGATGGCGCTAGGTATCAGCGTACATTAA